Proteins co-encoded in one uncultured Bacteroides sp. genomic window:
- a CDS encoding GH92 family glycosyl hydrolase, with product MKNNNLIKGFMRVIFISLFMTFSFPLCFSKPIQRSFRMENLTRYVDPYIGTGGHGHTFLGANVPFGMVQLGPNNYTRGWDWCSGYHYSDSIVTGFGHMHLSGTGIGDLGDISFMPAIGRVVTKRSTPEQYKSGIGSIYRHNTEKARPGYYAVHLDRYNVNVELTATQRCGFHKYTFPASKDAKIIIDLESGIGWDKVTEGYMIQENDSMISGYRYSSGWAKDQRIYFTAVFSKPMKRFIVSDSTSISSGLSLKAERVYGQALFDTREKENVFVKVAISPVSIENAKANMKEELPGWNFRQTVAKADVAWNKELNKVVIKADNAARMRTFYTALYHTMIAPSVFSDCNKDYRGADKKIHTNASFTNYTTFSLWDTYRAAHPLFTLLQPERASDFVNTMLAIYQQQGELPVWHLMGNETYCMVGCPAVMVVADACLKGIRGFDKKLAYEAMKNTMMQDGRGLKYVKKYGYIPAGSTVESVAMGLEYAIADWSVGQVAKKEGLTDDYNYFDKRGKYYRNYFDAQTGFARGRVNDNTWRTPFNPFTSIHRQNDYTEGNGWQYTWLVPQDVEGLIGLFGGEKAFTSKLDSLFLAKGELGKDASPDISGLIGQYAHGNEPSHHVTYMYAYVGQPWKTADKVREIMNTLYTDKLDGLCGNEDVGQMSAWYVLSSLGFYPLNPSNGCYVFGSPVVNNATINVGNNKIFTMNVLNNSVANKYIQKVTLNGKNYPKSYIRYKDIMNGGKLVIEMGNKPSLWGTAPADRPHSEM from the coding sequence ATGAAAAACAATAATTTGATTAAAGGTTTTATGAGGGTTATATTTATTAGCTTGTTCATGACATTTAGTTTTCCTCTTTGTTTTAGTAAGCCAATACAGAGGTCTTTCCGAATGGAAAATCTGACTCGTTATGTTGATCCTTATATTGGTACCGGAGGACATGGTCATACTTTTTTAGGAGCCAATGTACCTTTTGGCATGGTTCAGCTAGGTCCCAATAATTATACCCGCGGATGGGACTGGTGTTCCGGTTATCATTACTCAGACTCTATAGTTACAGGTTTTGGGCATATGCATCTTAGTGGAACAGGAATTGGTGACTTAGGAGACATATCATTCATGCCGGCAATTGGACGTGTGGTAACAAAAAGAAGTACTCCGGAACAATACAAATCTGGTATCGGTTCAATCTATCGTCACAATACAGAAAAGGCTCGTCCAGGTTATTATGCTGTTCATTTGGATCGTTATAACGTGAATGTAGAATTGACTGCAACTCAGCGATGCGGGTTTCATAAATATACCTTTCCCGCTTCGAAGGATGCGAAGATTATTATTGATCTGGAAAGTGGTATTGGATGGGATAAAGTGACTGAAGGTTATATGATTCAGGAGAATGATTCTATGATTTCGGGCTATCGTTATTCTTCCGGATGGGCTAAAGATCAACGTATTTATTTCACTGCTGTGTTTTCCAAACCAATGAAACGCTTTATTGTTAGCGATTCTACAAGTATTTCTTCCGGTTTATCCTTAAAAGCTGAAAGAGTTTATGGTCAGGCTTTGTTTGACACTCGTGAAAAGGAGAATGTATTTGTAAAGGTTGCCATTTCACCGGTAAGCATAGAGAATGCCAAAGCAAATATGAAAGAGGAACTTCCCGGCTGGAACTTCCGCCAGACAGTAGCAAAGGCCGATGTTGCCTGGAATAAGGAACTGAATAAAGTGGTGATAAAAGCCGATAATGCCGCACGTATGCGCACTTTCTATACAGCATTATATCACACTATGATTGCCCCTTCGGTTTTCAGTGATTGCAATAAAGATTACCGCGGTGCAGATAAGAAGATCCATACCAATGCTTCGTTTACCAATTATACCACCTTCTCTTTATGGGATACCTACCGTGCTGCACATCCGCTGTTTACCCTTCTTCAACCGGAGAGAGCAAGTGATTTTGTAAATACCATGCTGGCCATTTATCAGCAGCAGGGAGAACTTCCGGTATGGCATCTGATGGGTAATGAGACCTATTGCATGGTCGGTTGTCCGGCTGTTATGGTCGTTGCCGATGCCTGTCTGAAAGGAATAAGGGGCTTTGATAAAAAACTGGCCTATGAAGCAATGAAGAATACCATGATGCAGGACGGAAGAGGACTTAAATACGTAAAGAAGTACGGCTATATCCCTGCCGGCAGTACCGTTGAATCCGTAGCTATGGGACTGGAATATGCCATTGCCGACTGGAGCGTGGGACAGGTAGCAAAGAAAGAGGGCCTTACGGATGATTACAACTATTTCGATAAACGCGGGAAATACTACCGTAACTATTTCGATGCTCAGACAGGCTTTGCCAGAGGACGTGTAAACGATAATACCTGGAGAACCCCGTTTAACCCGTTCACCTCTATCCACCGTCAGAACGACTATACCGAAGGAAACGGCTGGCAATATACCTGGCTGGTACCCCAGGATGTGGAAGGACTGATAGGACTTTTCGGAGGAGAAAAAGCATTTACTTCCAAACTGGATTCGCTCTTTCTGGCCAAAGGCGAGCTTGGAAAAGACGCTTCCCCTGATATCAGCGGTCTGATCGGACAATATGCTCATGGCAACGAACCGAGTCACCATGTAACCTATATGTATGCCTATGTGGGACAACCCTGGAAAACGGCGGATAAGGTACGTGAGATAATGAATACATTATATACAGATAAGCTTGATGGCCTTTGCGGAAACGAGGATGTTGGACAGATGTCGGCCTGGTATGTCCTCTCGTCATTGGGATTCTATCCTCTTAACCCTTCAAACGGCTGTTATGTCTTCGGGAGTCCGGTAGTGAACAATGCCACCATCAATGTGGGCAACAACAAAATATTTACCATGAATGTATTAAATAACAGTGTTGCGAATAAATACATTCAGAAAGTAACCCTGAACGGAAAGAACTATCCAAAATCATATATCCGGTACAAAGATATAATGAACGGAGGAAAGCTGGTTATTGAGATGGGCAACAAACCATCCTTATGGGGCACAGCTCCGGCTGACCGTCCCCATTCGGAAATGTAA
- a CDS encoding family 10 glycosylhydrolase: MTSRRKFIKTSLFAGLSMSVLPDVLKASETYSIKKTHKLKHWVWINPKEGEDETELAIRYRKYYEAGIRGIFFGKDNERHFRIAKSHGLETHRWAWIMNRGEKALLEAHPEWYAKNRKGESCADKPPYVNYYRWLCPSREDVQQYILDDVESILEKEYVDGVHLDYIRFCDVILPLNLWKNYHLEQISELPEYDFCYCEKCRMKFKEQFGMNLDEIEYPEASLSWRQFRYNSITNIVNQIAIVAQKHDKKVTAAVFPTPEVARRNVRQDWTNWNLKGVYPMIYHNFYKENISWIGDAVKEGVRGIDGRFPLYAGLHLPDFKDDAELRNGIKCALDNGAGGVSLFGDVTDNVLNVLKEFLKYKNV, translated from the coding sequence ATGACCAGTAGACGAAAATTTATTAAGACCAGCCTTTTTGCTGGATTGTCAATGTCTGTGCTTCCCGATGTTCTGAAAGCTTCTGAAACTTATAGCATTAAGAAGACACACAAATTGAAGCATTGGGTGTGGATAAATCCCAAAGAAGGAGAAGATGAAACGGAATTAGCAATCAGATATAGAAAATATTACGAGGCAGGGATTCGGGGCATTTTTTTTGGAAAAGACAATGAAAGGCATTTCCGTATTGCTAAATCTCACGGACTGGAGACACATCGTTGGGCCTGGATCATGAATAGAGGAGAAAAGGCTCTTCTGGAAGCGCATCCGGAATGGTATGCAAAAAACCGTAAGGGGGAGTCATGTGCCGATAAACCACCCTATGTAAATTACTATCGCTGGCTTTGTCCTTCCAGAGAGGATGTACAGCAATATATTCTTGATGATGTGGAGAGTATTCTTGAGAAAGAGTATGTTGATGGCGTACATCTTGATTATATCAGATTTTGTGATGTTATTCTCCCTCTTAATTTATGGAAAAACTACCATCTTGAGCAAATAAGCGAGTTACCGGAATATGACTTTTGTTATTGTGAAAAATGCCGGATGAAATTCAAGGAACAATTCGGGATGAATCTCGATGAGATTGAGTACCCTGAGGCTTCCCTTTCCTGGCGACAATTCAGATATAATTCAATCACGAATATTGTAAATCAGATTGCAATAGTAGCTCAAAAGCATGATAAGAAAGTGACTGCAGCTGTTTTTCCGACTCCCGAAGTGGCAAGAAGAAACGTGCGTCAGGATTGGACAAACTGGAATCTGAAGGGTGTTTATCCCATGATTTATCATAACTTTTACAAAGAAAATATTTCCTGGATAGGGGATGCTGTTAAAGAAGGTGTTCGTGGAATAGACGGCAGATTCCCTTTATATGCAGGACTGCATCTTCCTGATTTTAAGGATGATGCTGAGCTGAGAAATGGAATTAAATGTGCATTAGATAATGGGGCCGGAGGCGTCTCTCTTTTTGGCGATGTTACGGATAATGTGCTAAATGTATTAAAAGAATTTCTTAAATATAAGAACGTATAA
- a CDS encoding alpha-L-fucosidase, whose product MVKYKILVAFTILIFFSFEIVAQPNVHNQSTVYEWPKDSLVKNKLDQWQDKKFGMIIHWGLYAVPGMIESWSLCSEDWIERDSTITYDNYKKWYWDLSKSFNPVKFNPEQWAQSAYSAGMRYLVFTTKHHDGFAMFDTKQTDFSIAQGPFKNNPRADVAKYVFDAFRKKGLMIGAYFSKPDWHSEYYWWPKYATPDRNNNYDIDKHPWRWNKFKQYTYNQISELMHNYGSIDILWLDGGWVRPLESVTDEVRSWGANIPKWSQDVDMNHIAEMARGAQPGLLMVDRTVHGPFENYQTPEQKIPSTKLDHPWESCMTLGDAWGFVPNDNYKSSFKVIHSLIEIVSKGGSLLLGVGPSSEGLIPDKAVKRLNEIGAWMNKNGRAIYNTRATANYHDGDTWFTQSKDGGRLFALVCLQEGMKIPDYVEWSGNVPAKGCKMIFLDTNKPVKWQMVNGKVRVILPQGLSDKLEALAFSFFPASKL is encoded by the coding sequence ATGGTGAAGTATAAAATATTGGTTGCGTTTACAATTCTTATTTTTTTTTCATTTGAAATAGTAGCTCAGCCTAATGTGCACAATCAGTCGACTGTGTATGAATGGCCAAAGGATTCGTTAGTAAAGAATAAACTGGATCAGTGGCAGGATAAAAAATTTGGAATGATTATTCATTGGGGACTTTATGCCGTTCCTGGAATGATTGAGTCATGGTCTTTGTGTTCTGAAGACTGGATTGAACGTGATAGTACTATTACGTATGATAATTATAAAAAGTGGTATTGGGATTTATCCAAGTCATTTAATCCCGTAAAGTTTAATCCGGAACAGTGGGCACAGTCTGCATATAGTGCCGGTATGCGCTACCTGGTTTTTACAACAAAGCACCATGATGGATTTGCTATGTTTGATACAAAACAAACTGATTTTTCCATAGCTCAAGGACCTTTTAAGAATAATCCTCGTGCGGATGTGGCTAAATATGTATTTGATGCTTTTCGTAAAAAAGGGCTCATGATTGGAGCTTATTTCTCCAAGCCTGACTGGCATTCTGAATATTATTGGTGGCCTAAATATGCTACCCCCGATCGGAATAATAATTATGATATTGATAAACATCCATGGAGATGGAATAAGTTTAAACAATATACCTATAACCAGATCAGTGAATTAATGCATAACTATGGTTCTATTGATATTTTATGGCTGGATGGAGGCTGGGTTCGTCCATTAGAATCGGTTACGGATGAAGTTCGTTCATGGGGGGCGAATATCCCTAAATGGAGCCAGGATGTTGACATGAATCATATTGCAGAAATGGCGAGAGGCGCTCAGCCGGGATTGTTAATGGTAGACAGAACCGTTCATGGCCCTTTTGAAAATTATCAGACGCCTGAACAGAAAATACCATCTACAAAATTGGATCATCCTTGGGAAAGTTGCATGACTTTAGGTGATGCATGGGGATTTGTTCCGAATGACAACTATAAATCTTCCTTTAAAGTGATTCATTCATTGATTGAGATTGTTTCCAAAGGAGGCAGTTTATTATTGGGAGTTGGACCATCATCAGAGGGATTGATTCCTGATAAGGCTGTGAAGCGCCTGAATGAAATTGGTGCTTGGATGAATAAAAATGGAAGGGCGATCTATAATACAAGGGCTACAGCTAATTATCACGATGGAGATACATGGTTTACGCAAAGTAAGGACGGCGGTAGATTGTTTGCATTGGTTTGTTTGCAGGAAGGTATGAAGATACCGGATTATGTTGAATGGAGCGGGAATGTACCGGCTAAAGGTTGTAAGATGATCTTTTTAGACACAAACAAACCGGTGAAGTGGCAAATGGTAAATGGTAAGGTAAGAGTCATTCTACCCCAAGGTTTGTCTGACAAGCTGGAAGCACTTGCTTTCTCATTTTTTCCGGCATCTAAGCTTTGA
- a CDS encoding SusD/RagB family nutrient-binding outer membrane lipoprotein, which yields MKKKVLYIAALGLIATFSGCSSFGDVNNDPEAITPSVMDYTLEFTNVQQYCYGTEYEAWRNGLIYCSTMLQHTASTESYWCGDKYTYSGGYNSAFWDRMYPNGVRNVIDLMENWKDKEAFYPEYQMARIMKVLLFHRMTDMYGDCPYSEAGQGYYKANGYPKYDKQEDIYADMLKELKEAAENLNGKTSTIGSADIIYGGDCAKWRKFSYSLMLRLAMRMSKVNSTLAQTWVTTAVNGGLFTSNDDNAKIEHPSASTSNNSCEPFGKIYCHEDPDACRMSESFVNLLKSTSDPRLRLLCTVVADPSKKIGSGDWQMGDTIAAHQLGMPNGYDETTGAASATYLKNAPNYPGSKNAYSVVNRYSYARIDAPTFLVTYAENQLLLSEAASRGWVSGNAENFYNDGVKAAMKQFNQFTAGLAPSDAEIANYLKLNPYNAATALLQINTQYYINTFSDDYETFANWRRSGYPVLKTVNYIGNATDGTIPRRFTYASDEASINSTNYLEAVGRLTGGDKMTSRVWWDKQ from the coding sequence ATGAAAAAGAAAGTTTTATATATAGCTGCACTGGGTTTAATTGCAACGTTCTCAGGTTGTAGCAGTTTTGGGGACGTTAATAACGATCCTGAAGCGATTACTCCATCAGTTATGGATTATACACTGGAGTTCACAAATGTTCAGCAGTATTGTTATGGTACAGAATATGAAGCATGGCGTAATGGCTTGATTTATTGCAGTACTATGTTACAACATACAGCGTCGACAGAGAGCTACTGGTGTGGTGATAAATACACCTATTCAGGTGGCTACAATTCTGCTTTTTGGGATAGAATGTACCCCAATGGTGTTCGTAACGTCATCGATTTGATGGAGAATTGGAAAGATAAAGAGGCTTTCTATCCTGAATACCAGATGGCGAGAATTATGAAGGTTCTTCTGTTCCACCGAATGACTGATATGTATGGCGATTGTCCTTATTCTGAGGCTGGCCAAGGTTATTATAAAGCTAATGGCTATCCTAAATATGACAAACAGGAGGATATTTATGCAGACATGCTGAAAGAATTAAAAGAAGCTGCTGAGAACTTGAATGGAAAGACTTCTACTATTGGAAGTGCTGATATCATTTATGGTGGTGATTGTGCTAAATGGCGGAAATTCTCTTACTCTCTGATGCTACGTCTGGCTATGCGTATGTCTAAGGTAAATTCTACTTTAGCACAGACTTGGGTTACCACTGCTGTTAACGGAGGATTATTTACAAGCAACGATGATAATGCTAAAATTGAGCACCCATCGGCTTCTACATCCAACAACTCTTGTGAACCATTTGGCAAGATTTATTGCCACGAGGATCCAGATGCTTGTCGTATGAGTGAATCTTTCGTTAATTTGTTAAAGAGCACCAGCGATCCAAGATTGAGACTTCTTTGCACTGTGGTTGCCGATCCAAGTAAGAAGATTGGTAGTGGTGATTGGCAAATGGGTGATACTATTGCTGCTCATCAGTTAGGTATGCCTAATGGTTATGACGAAACTACTGGCGCGGCAAGTGCTACTTATTTGAAGAACGCTCCTAACTACCCAGGTAGCAAAAATGCTTATTCTGTGGTGAACCGTTATTCATATGCTCGCATTGATGCACCTACATTCCTGGTAACTTATGCTGAAAATCAATTGTTATTGTCTGAAGCAGCTTCTCGTGGCTGGGTTTCGGGTAATGCTGAGAATTTCTATAATGATGGTGTTAAAGCTGCTATGAAACAATTTAATCAGTTTACTGCAGGTTTGGCTCCAAGTGATGCTGAAATTGCAAACTATCTGAAATTGAATCCTTATAATGCAGCTACTGCCTTACTGCAGATTAATACTCAATATTATATTAATACTTTCTCAGATGATTACGAAACATTTGCTAACTGGAGAAGATCTGGCTATCCTGTTTTGAAGACTGTAAACTATATCGGTAATGCTACGGATGGTACCATTCCACGTCGTTTTACTTATGCATCAGATGAGGCTTCTATTAATAGTACAAATTATCTGGAAGCTGTTGGCAGACTTACTGGAGGTGATAAGATGACTTCAAGAGTATGGTGGGATAAACAATAA
- a CDS encoding SusC/RagA family TonB-linked outer membrane protein: protein MKNKSNTCVCIKHLCVGLLLGYGLNAQAMPTSEVLSQGFNVHLSLNNVTLKNVVDLLSKQTDVVFSYDKSLETKNVNSVSVDAKNQNLNTILNEVLKDTGIKYEIKGQVVVLYDSRTAKTAGATRSNGTQQKAKKVTGVVKDKNGESIIGASVKVKGEKTGTVTGMDGDFSLQTPGNATLVVSYIGFVTQEVSVSGKNSLNITLSEDVHSLNEVVVTAMGIKRQKRSIGYSTTEVGGDQLTASRDLNLGNSLSGKISGVSVAGNSTGLGGSSRVIIRGNASLTGNNQPLYVIDGVPFDNSNQGSAGTWGGMDMGDGLSNINPDDIANVQVLKGAAASALYGYRGGNGAILITTKSGKKDQEGVGVEFNNNLTFNSIYDYRDFQKTYGQGTQGIKPSDQTSAYQTYNSSWGSKLDGSNFVNRNGETAPYSYIDNWKNFYRTGIDETASAAISGKNDKVTYRFGLSNTESKANLPNAGLNQQGINVNTTYDITKKLHLNVTGNYVFEHVNGRANLSDGNGNTNATLLYLANGYDVRWLKGNHGAAANGAELQPGNNVYFNNPYWLQYKKTNVSDKNRLTTAATLRYDITDWLYAQGQVSRDGYILTFKQVQPDGAAADPNGYIQEYEKNYSEINLNYLIGFNKKISDFSVNATVGGNRQRDITKQYGTDGGIRPFIISGLYSTSNVNSSTRTFAKDYSEYQVNSVYGTADLGYKDWLFLNFTGRNDWFSTLDPNNNSYFYPSVSLSWMLSDCFKLPEWITTAKVRASLASASNGTSPYQTKLSYALNNFNVQGQSMGYISNSSVPNAYLKPVKISEKEIGANASFLNNRLGFDIAVYEKKTSDDIVQVSTSQTSGFGSAYRNIGEIRNRGLEFMVFGVPVSTKDFSWNTSFNLAYNNSKVLYLGDGVKSLTIDGAQSRSGQATIRNIVGDSYGEIVGYKYKTDAKGNRVYTSAGLPVRSDDVEVLGSGVYKWTGGFHNDFNYKNFTLSFLLDFKLGAKLFSGTNYSLYSSGLQKNTLNGREGGITVTGVDANGNSFSKAGVNAQTYWQSVIDNNITEEFLYDASFVKLRELTFGYNFPKSFLTSKMPFIKSLSFSLVGRNLWTIIKHTPNIDPESAYNNSNGQGLELNGYPATRNVGFNLNVKF, encoded by the coding sequence ATGAAAAACAAATCTAATACCTGCGTCTGTATAAAGCATTTGTGCGTAGGGCTTTTATTAGGGTATGGCTTAAATGCACAAGCAATGCCAACGAGTGAAGTGCTCAGTCAAGGTTTTAATGTTCACCTTTCCTTGAATAATGTTACTCTCAAAAATGTAGTTGATTTACTGTCTAAACAGACTGATGTTGTATTCTCATACGACAAATCTTTGGAGACCAAAAATGTGAATAGCGTCTCTGTTGATGCTAAAAACCAAAATCTTAATACTATATTAAACGAGGTTCTAAAAGATACCGGTATTAAGTACGAAATTAAAGGTCAAGTGGTTGTTTTATATGATTCAAGAACAGCCAAGACTGCTGGTGCTACCAGATCAAACGGTACACAACAAAAGGCGAAAAAGGTTACTGGAGTTGTAAAAGACAAGAATGGTGAGTCTATTATTGGTGCAAGTGTAAAGGTTAAAGGGGAAAAAACAGGAACCGTTACTGGAATGGATGGTGATTTCTCATTACAGACACCAGGTAACGCAACTCTGGTTGTTAGTTACATTGGTTTTGTTACACAGGAAGTATCTGTTAGCGGAAAAAATAGCCTGAATATTACTCTAAGTGAAGATGTTCATTCTTTGAATGAGGTCGTTGTAACTGCTATGGGTATTAAAAGACAGAAAAGATCAATCGGTTATTCTACAACTGAAGTAGGCGGTGATCAGTTGACTGCATCCCGTGATCTTAACTTAGGTAATTCATTGAGCGGTAAAATCTCTGGTGTAAGCGTTGCAGGAAACTCTACAGGTTTGGGAGGCTCAAGCCGTGTTATCATTCGTGGTAATGCATCTTTAACCGGTAATAACCAACCTTTGTATGTTATCGATGGCGTACCTTTCGATAATAGCAATCAGGGAAGTGCTGGAACATGGGGTGGTATGGATATGGGCGATGGCTTGTCAAACATCAATCCGGATGATATCGCAAACGTGCAGGTCTTGAAAGGCGCTGCAGCATCTGCTCTTTACGGGTATCGTGGTGGTAATGGTGCTATCTTGATTACTACGAAATCAGGTAAAAAAGATCAGGAAGGTGTTGGCGTTGAATTCAATAACAACCTGACATTTAATTCGATTTATGATTACCGCGATTTCCAGAAAACATACGGTCAGGGTACTCAAGGTATCAAACCTTCCGATCAGACCTCCGCTTACCAGACTTATAATTCAAGCTGGGGTAGTAAATTAGATGGTAGTAATTTTGTAAACCGCAATGGTGAGACTGCTCCTTATAGTTATATTGATAACTGGAAGAACTTCTATCGTACCGGTATTGATGAAACTGCTTCTGCTGCGATTAGCGGAAAGAACGATAAGGTTACTTACCGTTTCGGTTTGTCAAACACAGAATCCAAAGCTAACTTACCAAACGCTGGTTTAAACCAACAAGGTATTAACGTGAATACTACTTATGACATTACCAAGAAATTACATTTAAACGTAACTGGTAACTACGTTTTTGAACACGTTAACGGAAGAGCTAACTTGTCAGATGGTAATGGTAATACTAATGCTACATTATTATATTTGGCCAATGGTTATGATGTAAGATGGTTAAAAGGTAATCACGGTGCCGCAGCTAATGGTGCTGAATTGCAACCAGGTAATAATGTTTACTTCAATAATCCTTACTGGTTGCAGTACAAAAAAACAAATGTTTCTGACAAGAATCGTTTAACTACAGCAGCTACTCTTCGCTATGATATTACTGACTGGTTATATGCTCAGGGACAAGTATCCCGCGATGGCTATATTTTAACCTTTAAACAGGTTCAACCTGATGGCGCGGCTGCCGACCCTAACGGTTATATTCAGGAATATGAAAAGAATTATTCTGAAATCAACCTGAATTATCTGATCGGTTTTAATAAAAAAATCAGTGATTTCTCTGTAAATGCTACTGTTGGAGGTAACAGACAGCGTGATATTACTAAACAATATGGTACTGATGGCGGTATCCGTCCTTTCATTATCAGTGGTCTCTATTCTACCTCTAATGTTAATTCATCTACACGTACATTCGCTAAAGACTATAGTGAATATCAGGTTAATTCAGTTTATGGTACTGCAGACTTGGGTTACAAAGACTGGTTGTTCCTGAATTTTACAGGTCGTAACGACTGGTTCTCTACTTTGGATCCTAATAATAACAGTTACTTCTATCCTTCTGTAAGTTTAAGCTGGATGTTAAGCGACTGCTTTAAATTACCGGAATGGATTACTACTGCTAAAGTGAGGGCTTCATTGGCTTCTGCATCTAACGGAACATCACCTTATCAGACCAAGTTATCTTATGCATTGAATAATTTCAATGTTCAGGGACAATCAATGGGTTATATCAGCAACTCTTCTGTTCCTAATGCATATTTGAAACCAGTTAAGATTAGCGAAAAGGAAATCGGTGCAAATGCTTCTTTCCTTAATAACCGTTTAGGATTTGATATCGCTGTTTATGAAAAGAAAACTTCTGATGATATTGTTCAGGTTTCAACTAGCCAGACTTCTGGTTTCGGTTCAGCTTATAGAAACATTGGTGAGATCCGCAACAGAGGTCTTGAGTTTATGGTTTTCGGAGTTCCTGTTAGTACAAAGGACTTCTCCTGGAATACATCTTTCAACCTTGCATACAATAACAGTAAGGTCCTTTACTTAGGTGATGGCGTAAAGTCTTTGACAATCGATGGAGCACAGTCTCGTAGTGGACAGGCTACTATCCGCAACATCGTTGGTGATTCTTATGGCGAAATTGTTGGTTATAAGTACAAAACTGATGCAAAAGGCAACAGAGTTTATACTTCTGCAGGTCTTCCTGTAAGATCTGATGATGTTGAAGTCTTAGGTAGCGGTGTTTATAAATGGACCGGCGGTTTCCACAATGATTTTAATTATAAGAACTTCACATTATCATTCTTGCTTGATTTCAAGCTGGGTGCTAAGTTGTTCTCTGGTACTAATTACAGCTTATACAGCTCTGGTTTACAAAAAAACACCTTAAATGGTCGTGAAGGCGGTATAACTGTAACTGGTGTTGATGCAAACGGTAACTCTTTCTCTAAGGCAGGTGTTAATGCTCAGACTTACTGGCAGTCGGTTATTGATAATAACATTACTGAAGAGTTTTTGTATGACGCTAGCTTCGTGAAATTGAGAGAACTTACTTTCGGATATAATTTCCCTAAATCTTTCCTGACAAGCAAAATGCCGTTTATTAAGAGTTTAAGTTTTTCTTTAGTAGGACGCAACTTGTGGACTATCATCAAGCATACTCCTAACATCGATCCTGAATCTGCATACAACAACTCCAACGGACAGGGTCTGGAACTAAACGGATATCCTGCAACTAGAAATGTCGGTTTCAACTTGAACGTTAAATTCTAA
- a CDS encoding FecR domain-containing protein: MNEIIIYKYLIGQTTHEEEKELFEWLEASSENKRLFFEIETIWKTRSDISDKNQSLEVYKSLVKMNEIIDRSEAEKHGKKYLKRKNLVYWCGGIAASILIAVLFLTHYATSNAPLLYTYTNLLPDSVKQVKLKDGSVVWLSQNATIAYSDGYTDDERHVKLKGLAFFDVERDPKHPFIVETETFRVKVLGTAFSVNSDNSSHKGEVVLLRGSVQLEDRSGESLTKIHPGQQVLYSRELNSLDINEVDAKSYTSWRYNLISLSNATLSEIISSLEQTYKVKIQMDFDDLKYHKYNFYYKGKDNLDNVLEEIYYLTGKRATIIH; the protein is encoded by the coding sequence ATGAACGAAATTATCATATATAAATATCTGATCGGTCAAACTACTCATGAAGAAGAAAAAGAGTTGTTTGAATGGCTGGAAGCTTCTTCAGAAAACAAAAGGTTGTTTTTTGAGATAGAAACGATATGGAAAACGAGATCTGATATCTCTGACAAGAACCAATCTTTAGAGGTATACAAATCTCTGGTCAAAATGAATGAAATCATAGACCGATCCGAAGCTGAAAAACATGGAAAAAAATATCTGAAACGAAAGAATCTGGTATATTGGTGTGGAGGTATAGCAGCCTCAATCCTGATCGCTGTGCTGTTTTTGACACATTATGCCACTTCTAATGCCCCGCTTTTATATACTTATACTAATTTATTGCCTGATTCGGTAAAACAGGTGAAATTAAAAGATGGATCAGTAGTATGGTTAAGTCAGAATGCCACAATAGCTTATTCCGATGGATATACGGATGATGAAAGACATGTAAAGCTAAAAGGTCTTGCTTTCTTTGATGTGGAGAGGGATCCGAAGCATCCATTTATTGTTGAAACAGAAACGTTCCGGGTTAAAGTTCTTGGTACTGCATTTAGTGTAAATTCTGATAATTCCAGCCACAAAGGCGAAGTTGTTTTATTGAGAGGGTCTGTTCAACTAGAAGATAGATCCGGTGAAAGCCTGACCAAAATTCATCCAGGCCAGCAAGTTTTGTATTCCCGGGAATTAAATTCACTGGATATAAATGAGGTTGATGCAAAATCATATACTTCATGGCGCTATAATTTGATATCATTGTCTAATGCTACACTTTCTGAAATTATAAGTAGTCTGGAACAAACATATAAAGTCAAGATTCAGATGGATTTTGATGACCTGAAATACCACAAATACAATTTTTATTATAAGGGCAAGGATAATCTCGACAATGTTCTTGAAGAAATCTATTACCTGACCGGCAAGCGGGCAACAATTATTCATTAA